In the Arachis ipaensis cultivar K30076 chromosome B10, Araip1.1, whole genome shotgun sequence genome, one interval contains:
- the LOC107624253 gene encoding uncharacterized protein LOC107624253: MPGTSSRICCSFILPSSGLPNSLSSGGGSLAASSLRPFHPPRGEPPPAPQTCTDGVQNSDSNDEYLNPEADEVDSFEQHVDNLFVTSEAQKRREARPLNFGIIRWHNQTSSFECKEAMKPPNSRKIVLRYNRNLQPIGAEAGILSDILGLLGSDYTKFPICEKDWRKVRSKDKIYNECVKEMFYFDEDNGRIIKRTILKMLGRAWKETRNRLYHDHYDSQLTIEQNIEGRPPWITADHWRWYLDYRNSEDTKEKCRKNTVNRSKQLYTHTSRSKSLGRLGEEEEIIAEIEQHDESSRLLSQNDSLAQALEKEHSGRVHGMGIRLTSSQVFGTNSHQSSNGAQREETQRVLLELQAELATEKLKRKVVRMK, encoded by the exons ATGCCAGGAACCTCAAGTAGGATCTGCTGCAGCTTCATCCTCCCATCAAGTGGACTACCCAATTCCCTATCCAGTGGCGGTGGTTCCCTTGCAGCCTCATCTTTACGCCCCTTTCATCCGCCCCGTGGCGAACCACCACCTGCTCCACAGACTTGTACGGATGGTGTTCAAAACTCAGATTCAAACGATGAATACTTAAACCCAGAAGCAGATGAGGTAGATTCTTTTGAGCAACACGTTGATAACCTGTTTGTTACATCGGAGGCTCAAAAGCGCAGGGAAGCAAGACCACTGAATTTTGGGAT AATCCGATGGCACAATCAAACAAGCTCATTTGAGTGTAAGGAAGCTATGAAGCCACCTAATAGTAGAAAGATTGTACTCAGGTACAACAGGAACCTGCAACCAATTGGAGCTGAAGCTGGTATACTGAGCGACATTCTCGGATTGCTCGGATCTGACTACACCAAATTCCCAATTTGCGAGAAAGACTGGAGAAAGGTTCGCTCCAAGGACAAGATCTATAATGAATGTGTAAAG GAAATGTTCTATTTTGATGAAGATAATGGGAGAATTATCAAGCGTACAATTTTAAAAATGCTAGGGAGGGCTTGGAAGGAAACGAGGAACAGGTTGTACCATGATCATTATGACTCACAACTGACTATTGAACAAAATATTGAAGGCCGCCCACCGTGGATTACTGCAGATCATTGGAGATGGTATCTTGATTATCGCAATAGTGAAGACACAAag GAGAAGTGTAGGAAAAATACTGTGAATCGATCGAAGCAGCTATACACTCACACTAGCAGATCGAAAAGCTTGGGAAGGCTCGGAGAAGAAGAG GAAATAATTGCGGAGATTGAGCAACATGATGAATCCTCTAGACTGTTGTCTCAGAATGATTCGCTTGCTCAAGCTCTCGAAAAGGAGCACTCGGGTAGAGTGCATGGCATGGGTATCAGACTGACTTCTAGTCAAGTCTTCGGTACGAATTCCCATCAGTCGAGTAATGGAGCTCAAAGAGAGGAAACCCAAAGGGTGTTGCTTGAACTACAAGCAGAGCTAGCGAccgagaaattaaaaagaaaggtaGTGAGGATGAAGTAG